A portion of the Cervus elaphus chromosome X, mCerEla1.1, whole genome shotgun sequence genome contains these proteins:
- the LOC122689930 gene encoding melanoma-associated antigen 10-like, with amino-acid sequence MSELSKPEEDFQDPGEAQCPVNVELLGAEAGVAASASASSLTVSSVATGESLPQEALKEMKANLIKFLLFKYLAKELTSQAEILKKVLRDNQEQFSVVFSQASQCLELVCGVEVKEVDPREHIYIMVPNLGLTCDVMLSGGQSMPKAGLLVLILSLIMRNGDRAPEEKVWGALSRLGVCVGSVHCVFGEPRTLLTHVWAQQGYLEYRQVPYSYPARYEFLWGPRAYAETSKREVMAFLLRVKERASRAFPPLPVEAAREEDEAA; translated from the coding sequence ATGAGTGAGCTGAGCAAGCCCGAGGAAGACTTTCAGGACCCTGGCGAGGCCCAGTGCCCAGTGAATGTGGAGCTCTTGGGGGCTGAGGCAGGGGTGGCTGCATCcgcctcagcctcctccctcacAGTGTCCTCCGTAGCCACTGGGGAGTCCTTGCCCCAGGAGGCTCTGAAGGAGATGAAAGCTAACCTAATAAAGTTCCTGCTCTTCAAGTATCTAgccaaggagctgacctcccAAGCAGAAATACTGAAGaaggtcctcagggataaccaggagcaGTTCTCGGTGGTCTTCAGCCAAGCCTCACAGTGCCTGGAGCTGGTCTGTGGTGTGGAGGTGAAGGAGgtggaccccagggagcacatctacatcatggTCCCCAACCTGGGCCTCACCTGTGATGTGATGCTGAGCGGTGGGCAGAGCATGCCCAAGGCCGGCCTCCTGGTGCTGATCCTCAGCCTGATCATGAGGAATGGAGACCGCGCCCCTGAGGAGAAGGTCTGGGGAGCACTCAGCAGattgggtgtgtgtgttgggagtgtgCACTGTGTCTTTGGGGAGCCCAGGACACTTCTGACACACGTGTGGGCGCAGCAGGGATACCTGGAGTACCGGCAGGTGCCTTACAGCTACCCTGCTCGCTATGAattcctgtggggtccccgggcctatgCAGAGACCAGCAAACGGGAAGTCATGGCATTTCTGCTCAGGGTCAAAGAAAGGGCTTCGAGGGCCTTCCCACCCCTGCCTGTAGAGGCTGCAAGGGAGGAGGATGAGGCTGCCTGA